The following proteins are encoded in a genomic region of Burkholderia pyrrocinia:
- a CDS encoding pseudouridine synthase has translation MRTKLTVKNPRPASPTRAPVRSGSHVARKAVRPAAPPAADKPARPKKASPAAAGERTFKPRGADGKPATRGERGEPRPYRGADARPAGDRRSGDKPFSRGTPDARPPRRGDDDARPRRAGAEGGVRAPYRDNAAGEGAKRSYGERRTSSDRPPRRSDDDARPRRAGAEGGTRAPYRDNAAGEGAKRSYGERRTSSDRPPRRSDDDARPRRAGAEGGTRAPYRDNAAGEGAKRSYGERRTSSDRPPRRSDDDARPRRAGAEGGARAPYRDNAAGEGAKRSYGERRTSSDRPPRRSDDDARPRRAGAEGGARTPYRDNAAGEGAKRSFGERSTSSDRPPRRSDDDARPRRAGAEGSARAPYRDKAAGEGAKRSFGDRPARPARDGERGDTKRGSSGTGLKTAQPVKRQAADIDYGDETGLMRLSKRMSELGLCSRREADEWIEKGWVLVDGERINTLGTKVRADQNIEIDERASAEQAAQVTILLHKPVGYVSGQAEDGYEPAAVLITRGNHWSGDRSPLRFSPQHLHALAPAGRLDIDSTGMLVLTQNGRIAKQLIGEQSDIDKEYLVRVRFGERLIDIDQHFPAESLAKLRHGLELDGVALKPAMVSWQNGEQLRFVLREGKKRQIRRMCELVGLEVVGLKRVRMGRVMLGALPQGQWRYLSADETF, from the coding sequence ATGCGCACCAAATTGACCGTCAAGAATCCGCGGCCGGCGTCGCCGACCCGCGCACCTGTCCGCTCCGGCAGCCACGTCGCCCGCAAGGCGGTGCGACCCGCTGCGCCGCCCGCGGCAGACAAGCCGGCTCGCCCGAAGAAGGCGTCCCCGGCCGCCGCCGGCGAACGCACGTTCAAGCCGCGCGGTGCTGACGGCAAGCCCGCGACGCGTGGCGAGCGCGGCGAGCCCCGCCCGTATCGCGGCGCCGATGCCAGGCCGGCAGGCGACCGTCGCAGCGGCGACAAGCCGTTCAGCCGTGGCACGCCCGACGCGCGCCCGCCCCGTCGCGGCGACGACGATGCACGACCACGTCGTGCAGGTGCCGAAGGCGGCGTGCGCGCGCCCTATCGCGACAACGCAGCCGGCGAAGGCGCGAAGCGCAGTTACGGCGAACGTCGCACGTCGTCGGATCGACCGCCCCGCCGCAGCGACGACGATGCGCGGCCGCGCCGCGCAGGTGCTGAAGGCGGCACGCGCGCGCCTTATCGCGACAACGCAGCCGGCGAAGGCGCGAAGCGCAGTTACGGCGAGCGCCGCACGTCGTCGGATCGACCGCCCCGCCGCAGCGACGACGATGCGCGGCCGCGCCGCGCAGGTGCTGAAGGCGGCACGCGCGCGCCTTATCGCGACAACGCAGCCGGCGAAGGCGCGAAGCGCAGTTACGGCGAGCGCCGCACGTCGTCGGATCGACCGCCCCGCCGCAGCGATGACGATGCGCGGCCGCGCCGCGCAGGTGCCGAAGGCGGCGCGCGCGCACCCTATCGCGACAACGCAGCCGGCGAAGGCGCGAAGCGCAGTTACGGCGAACGTCGCACGTCGTCGGACCGCCCGCCCCGCCGCAGCGACGACGATGCGCGGCCGCGCCGCGCAGGTGCCGAAGGCGGCGCGCGCACGCCCTATCGCGACAACGCAGCCGGCGAAGGCGCGAAGCGCAGCTTCGGCGAGCGCAGCACGTCGTCGGATCGCCCGCCCCGCCGCAGCGATGACGATGCGCGGCCCCGTCGCGCAGGTGCCGAAGGCAGCGCGCGCGCCCCTTATCGAGACAAGGCAGCCGGCGAAGGCGCGAAGCGCAGCTTCGGCGACCGCCCGGCTCGCCCCGCACGCGACGGCGAGCGTGGCGACACCAAGCGCGGCTCGTCCGGCACGGGCCTGAAGACCGCGCAACCCGTCAAACGCCAAGCGGCCGACATCGATTACGGTGACGAAACGGGTCTGATGCGCCTGTCGAAACGGATGTCCGAGCTCGGCCTGTGCTCGCGCCGCGAAGCCGACGAATGGATCGAAAAGGGCTGGGTGCTCGTCGACGGCGAACGCATCAACACGCTCGGCACCAAGGTGCGCGCCGACCAGAACATCGAGATCGACGAGCGCGCGAGCGCCGAGCAGGCCGCGCAGGTGACGATCCTGCTGCACAAGCCGGTCGGCTATGTGTCGGGTCAGGCAGAAGACGGCTACGAGCCCGCGGCCGTGCTGATCACGCGCGGGAACCACTGGAGCGGCGACCGCTCGCCGCTGCGCTTCTCGCCGCAGCACCTGCACGCGCTCGCGCCGGCCGGCCGGCTCGACATCGATTCCACCGGCATGCTCGTGCTGACGCAGAATGGCCGGATCGCGAAGCAACTGATCGGCGAGCAGTCGGACATCGACAAGGAGTACCTGGTGCGGGTGCGCTTCGGCGAACGGCTCATCGACATCGACCAGCACTTCCCCGCGGAATCGCTCGCGAAGCTGCGCCACGGCCTCGAGCTCGACGGCGTCGCGCTGAAGCCCGCGATGGTGAGCTGGCAGAACGGCGAGCAGCTGCGCTTCGTGCTGCGCGAAGGCAAGAAGCGCCAGATCCGCCGCATGTGCGAACTGGTCGGCCTCGAAGTGGTCGGCCTCAAGCGCGTGCGGATGGGCCGTGTGATGCTGGGCGCGCTGCCGCAGGGGCAATGGCGCTATCTGTCGGCCGACGAGACGTTCTGA
- the def gene encoding peptide deformylase, whose protein sequence is MIREILKMGDPRLLEVAKPVERFDTPELHEVVADMFETMHHANGAGLAAPQIGIGLQLIIFGFGNNNRYPDAPPVPETVLINPKIEYMPPDMEEGWEGCLSVPGMRGVVSRYAKVRYSGFDQFGERIDRVADGFHARVVQHEYDHLIGKLYPMRITDFTRFGFTEVLFPGLDPADDD, encoded by the coding sequence ATGATTCGCGAGATCCTGAAGATGGGCGACCCGCGCCTGCTCGAAGTCGCCAAACCGGTCGAGCGGTTCGACACGCCGGAACTGCACGAGGTCGTCGCGGACATGTTCGAGACGATGCACCATGCGAACGGCGCCGGGCTGGCCGCACCGCAGATCGGCATCGGGCTGCAGCTCATCATCTTCGGCTTCGGCAACAACAACCGCTACCCGGATGCGCCGCCGGTGCCCGAGACCGTGCTGATCAACCCGAAGATCGAGTACATGCCGCCGGACATGGAAGAGGGCTGGGAAGGCTGCCTGTCGGTGCCGGGCATGCGCGGCGTCGTCAGCCGCTACGCGAAGGTGCGCTACAGCGGCTTCGATCAATTCGGCGAGAGGATCGATCGCGTCGCCGACGGTTTTCACGCTCGCGTCGTCCAGCACGAATACGATCACCTGATCGGCAAGCTGTATCCGATGCGGATCACCGACTTCACGCGCTTCGGCTTCACCGAGGTGCTGTTCCCGGGGCTCGATCCGGCCGACGACGACTGA
- a CDS encoding [protein-PII] uridylyltransferase, protein MSAHAAPSPEALSQRAEFKAAKTDMLERFRRATNVASLMHALSKLTDGALKRVWDDCGLPATLALVAVGGYGRGELAPYSDVDILVLLPDAHDPALDPLIERFIGMAWDLGLEIGSSVRTVAQCIEEASQDVTVQTSLLEARRIVGSTALFERFTVRYHEALDARAFFTAKVLEMRQRHAKFQDTPYSLEPNVKESPGGLRDLQTILWIARAAGFGSSWRELDTRGLITEREARELRRNEGFLKTLRARLHVIAGRRQDMLVFDLQTQAAESFGYQPTQAKRASEQLMRRYYWAAKAVTQLATILIQNIEAQLFPATSGITRVLSPDRFVEKQGMLEIVDDGVFERHPDAILEAFLLYETTRGVKGLSARTLRALYNSREIMNNAWRRDPQNRGTFMRILQQPEGITHAFRLMNQTSVLGRYLLNFRRIVGQMQHDLYHVYTVDQHILMVLRNIRRFAVAEHAHEYPFCSQLIGNFERPWVLYVAALFHDIAKGRGGDHSTLGMADARRFCREHGVTGDDAALIVWLVQHHLTMSQVAQKQDTSDPEVIKRFAELVGNERRLTALYLLTVADIRGTSPKVWNTWKGKLLEDLYRITLAVLGGANPDAHSELKSRQEQALALLRLETVPDDAHRTLWDQLDVGFFLRHDAADIAWQTRVLYRHVNAETAIVRARPSPIGDALQVLVYVKDRADLFAGICAYFDRNGLSVLDARVSTTRHGYALDNFIVTQTERDVRYRDIANLVEQQLATRLAETAPLPEPSKGRLSRLSRTFPITPRVDLRADERGQYYILSVSANDRPGLLYSIARVLAEHQIGVHAARINTLGERVEDIFLLAGAGLSDNRLQIQLETELLRAIAV, encoded by the coding sequence ATGAGCGCTCACGCCGCCCCCTCGCCCGAAGCGCTGTCGCAGCGCGCCGAATTCAAGGCCGCCAAGACCGACATGCTCGAGCGCTTTCGCCGCGCGACGAACGTGGCGTCGCTGATGCACGCGCTGTCGAAACTCACCGACGGCGCACTGAAGCGCGTGTGGGACGACTGCGGGCTACCGGCGACGCTCGCGCTCGTCGCCGTCGGCGGCTACGGGCGCGGCGAACTCGCGCCCTATTCCGACGTCGACATCCTCGTGCTGCTGCCCGATGCGCACGACCCGGCGCTCGACCCGCTCATCGAGCGCTTCATCGGGATGGCATGGGATCTCGGCCTCGAGATCGGCAGCAGCGTGCGCACGGTCGCGCAGTGCATCGAGGAGGCGTCGCAGGACGTCACGGTGCAGACCTCGCTGCTGGAAGCGCGCCGCATCGTCGGCAGCACCGCGCTGTTCGAGCGCTTCACCGTGCGTTACCACGAGGCGCTCGACGCGCGCGCGTTCTTCACCGCGAAGGTGCTCGAGATGCGCCAGCGCCACGCGAAGTTCCAGGACACGCCGTACAGCCTCGAACCGAACGTGAAGGAAAGCCCCGGCGGGCTGCGCGACCTGCAGACGATCCTGTGGATCGCGCGCGCGGCGGGCTTCGGCAGCAGCTGGCGCGAGCTCGACACGCGCGGTCTCATCACCGAACGCGAAGCGCGCGAGCTGCGCCGCAACGAAGGCTTCCTGAAGACGCTGCGCGCACGGCTGCACGTGATCGCCGGCCGCCGCCAGGACATGCTCGTCTTCGACCTGCAGACGCAGGCCGCCGAGAGCTTCGGCTACCAGCCGACGCAGGCCAAGCGCGCGAGCGAGCAACTGATGCGCCGCTATTACTGGGCGGCGAAAGCCGTCACGCAGCTCGCGACGATCCTGATCCAGAACATCGAGGCGCAGCTCTTCCCCGCGACGAGCGGTATTACGCGCGTGCTGTCGCCCGACCGCTTCGTCGAGAAACAGGGGATGCTCGAGATCGTCGACGACGGCGTGTTCGAACGCCATCCCGACGCGATCCTCGAAGCGTTCCTGCTGTACGAAACGACCCGCGGCGTGAAAGGCCTGTCCGCACGCACGCTGCGCGCGCTGTACAACTCGCGCGAAATCATGAACAACGCGTGGCGCCGCGATCCGCAGAACCGCGGCACGTTCATGCGGATCCTGCAGCAGCCCGAAGGGATCACGCACGCGTTCCGGCTGATGAACCAGACGAGCGTGCTCGGCCGCTACCTGCTGAACTTCCGCCGCATCGTCGGCCAGATGCAGCACGACCTGTACCACGTGTACACGGTCGACCAGCACATCCTGATGGTGTTGCGCAACATCCGCCGCTTCGCGGTGGCCGAGCATGCGCACGAATACCCGTTCTGCAGCCAGTTGATCGGCAACTTCGAGCGCCCGTGGGTGCTGTATGTCGCGGCACTGTTCCACGACATCGCGAAGGGCCGTGGCGGCGACCACTCGACGCTGGGGATGGCCGACGCGCGGCGCTTCTGCCGCGAACACGGGGTCACCGGCGACGACGCGGCGCTGATCGTTTGGCTCGTCCAGCATCACCTGACGATGAGCCAGGTCGCACAGAAGCAGGACACGAGCGACCCTGAAGTCATCAAGCGCTTCGCCGAACTCGTCGGCAACGAACGGCGCCTCACCGCACTGTACCTGCTGACGGTCGCCGATATCCGCGGCACGAGCCCGAAGGTGTGGAACACGTGGAAGGGCAAGCTGCTCGAGGATCTCTACCGCATCACGCTCGCGGTGCTCGGCGGCGCCAACCCCGACGCGCATTCGGAGCTGAAGTCGCGGCAGGAACAGGCGCTCGCGCTGCTGCGCCTCGAGACCGTGCCCGACGATGCGCACCGCACGCTATGGGACCAGCTCGACGTCGGCTTCTTCCTGCGCCACGATGCGGCCGACATCGCGTGGCAGACACGCGTGCTTTACCGGCACGTGAACGCCGAAACTGCGATCGTCCGCGCGCGGCCGTCGCCGATCGGCGACGCGCTGCAGGTGCTCGTGTACGTGAAGGACCGCGCCGACCTGTTCGCGGGCATCTGCGCGTATTTCGACCGCAACGGGCTGTCGGTGCTCGACGCGCGCGTCAGCACGACGCGGCACGGCTATGCGCTCGACAACTTCATCGTCACGCAAACCGAACGCGACGTGCGATACCGCGACATCGCGAATCTCGTCGAACAGCAGCTCGCAACGCGGCTCGCCGAAACCGCACCGCTGCCGGAGCCGTCCAAGGGCCGCCTGTCGAGGCTGTCCCGGACGTTTCCGATCACGCCGCGCGTCGACCTGCGGGCCGACGAGCGCGGCCAGTACTACATCCTGTCCGTGTCTGCCAACGACCGGCCGGGCCTTCTCTATTCGATCGCGCGCGTGCTCGCCGAGCATCAGATCGGCGTCCATGCGGCGCGGATCAATACGCTCGGTGAACGCGTCGAGGACATCTTCCTGCTCGCGGGCGCCGGCTTGTCCGACAACCGCCTGCAGATCCAGCTCGAAACCGAATTGCTGCGTGCGATCGCAGTCTGA